The Geodermatophilaceae bacterium NBWT11 genome has a segment encoding these proteins:
- a CDS encoding antibiotic biosynthesis monooxygenase: MPTPTDDRRDLLTVIAYMTAAPGKADELRSALEALIEPTSQEDGYVNYDLHESVEAPGTFFFYENWEGAEQLDAHLATPHLVQFAGRIEELLDADGLTINRLRRIA, encoded by the coding sequence ATGCCCACCCCCACCGACGACCGCCGCGACCTGCTCACCGTCATCGCGTACATGACCGCGGCCCCCGGCAAGGCCGACGAGCTGCGCAGCGCGCTGGAGGCCCTCATCGAGCCGACCAGCCAGGAGGACGGCTACGTCAACTACGACCTGCACGAGTCGGTCGAGGCGCCGGGGACGTTCTTCTTCTACGAGAACTGGGAGGGCGCCGAGCAGTTGGACGCGCACCTGGCCACCCCGCACCTGGTGCAGTTCGCCGGGCGGATCGAGGAGCTGCTGGACGCCGACGGCCTGACCATCAACCGGCTGCGGCGGATCGCCTGA
- a CDS encoding NAD(P)/FAD-dependent oxidoreductase encodes MTTSGAAAVPTNQTTGRRPKVVIIGSGFGGLFAAQRLRKADVDVTLVAKTGHHLFQPLLYQVATGIISEGEIAPPTRDILKKQDNATVILGEVVDIDLAEKTVTSWLLGRETSHSYDHLIVAAGAGQSYFGNSQFSQYAPGMKSVDDALELRGRILGAFEMAEVATDPAEIDRLLTFVVVGAGPTGVEMAGQIAELARRTLKSNFRNIDPKTARVILMDAAPKVLPPFHEKLQRNAHRQLNQIGVEVQLGAMVTGLDANGLDVKDSDGTTRRVVAATKIWAAGVQASPLGALLAQQSDVTIDRAGRVEVQKDLTIPGHPEVFVVGDMASLDKLPGVAQVAIQGGRFAADQIAATVAGKAGKNAFTYHDKGSMATISRYHAVADLGKLKVTGFLAWMMWLLVHLVYIVGFKSRVVTTFSWIVSFLGKGRAQRVATQQQVYGRLALEKLGPDFEVSQTGGLEQADPDDVQGALDVADGAPVGTDRSIA; translated from the coding sequence ATGACGACATCCGGAGCTGCTGCTGTGCCCACGAACCAGACCACCGGCCGCCGACCCAAGGTCGTCATCATCGGTTCCGGATTCGGCGGGCTGTTCGCCGCCCAGCGGCTGCGCAAGGCCGACGTCGACGTGACGCTGGTGGCCAAGACCGGCCACCACCTCTTCCAGCCGCTGCTCTACCAGGTGGCCACCGGGATCATCAGCGAGGGCGAGATCGCCCCGCCGACCCGGGACATCCTGAAGAAGCAGGACAACGCCACCGTGATCCTCGGCGAGGTCGTCGACATCGACCTGGCCGAGAAGACCGTCACCTCGTGGCTGCTGGGCCGGGAGACGTCCCACTCCTACGACCACCTCATCGTGGCCGCCGGTGCCGGGCAGTCCTACTTCGGCAACAGCCAGTTCTCCCAGTACGCCCCCGGCATGAAGAGCGTGGACGACGCCCTCGAGCTGCGCGGCCGCATCCTGGGCGCCTTCGAGATGGCCGAGGTCGCCACCGACCCCGCCGAGATCGACCGGCTGCTGACCTTCGTCGTCGTCGGCGCCGGCCCCACCGGGGTGGAGATGGCCGGGCAGATCGCCGAGCTGGCCCGCCGCACCCTGAAGAGCAACTTCCGCAACATCGACCCGAAGACCGCCCGGGTCATCCTGATGGACGCCGCGCCCAAGGTGCTGCCGCCCTTCCACGAGAAGCTGCAGCGCAACGCGCACCGCCAGCTCAACCAGATCGGCGTGGAGGTGCAGCTGGGCGCCATGGTCACCGGGCTGGACGCCAACGGCCTGGACGTCAAGGACTCCGACGGCACCACCCGCCGGGTCGTCGCGGCGACCAAGATCTGGGCCGCCGGCGTGCAGGCCTCCCCGCTGGGTGCACTGCTCGCCCAGCAGAGCGACGTGACGATCGACCGCGCCGGCCGGGTCGAGGTGCAGAAGGACCTCACCATCCCGGGCCACCCCGAGGTCTTCGTCGTCGGCGACATGGCCAGCCTGGACAAGCTGCCCGGCGTCGCCCAGGTCGCCATCCAGGGCGGCCGCTTCGCCGCCGACCAGATCGCGGCGACCGTGGCGGGCAAGGCCGGCAAGAACGCCTTCACGTACCACGACAAGGGCTCGATGGCGACGATCAGCCGCTACCACGCCGTCGCCGACCTCGGGAAGCTCAAGGTCACCGGCTTCCTGGCCTGGATGATGTGGCTGCTGGTGCACCTGGTCTACATCGTCGGGTTCAAGAGCCGCGTGGTCACCACGTTCAGCTGGATCGTCTCCTTCCTGGGCAAGGGCCGCGCCCAGCGCGTCGCCACCCAGCAGCAGGTGTACGGCCGGCTCGCGCTGGAGAAGCTCGGCCCGGACTTCGAGGTCTCCCAGACCGGGGGGCTCGAGCAGGCCGACCCCGACGACGTGCAGGGCGCCCTCGACGTCGCCGACGGTGCACCGGTGGGCACCGACCGCTCCATCGCCTGA
- a CDS encoding cupin domain-containing protein, producing the protein MALDVRVIGPEERDTRTAQTPGLQRFAAISADQTGSSDMWMGYAVLEPGGKTGVHHHGRSETAIYVISGVTRWWVGEELDDVREARAGDFVFIPPGIVHWEQNASDTEPVEMIVARSTQEAIVVAVEGHPHRPEHAS; encoded by the coding sequence ATGGCTCTCGACGTCCGTGTCATCGGGCCGGAGGAGCGCGACACCCGCACCGCGCAGACCCCGGGCCTGCAGCGGTTCGCGGCGATCTCGGCCGACCAGACCGGCTCGTCGGACATGTGGATGGGCTACGCCGTCCTCGAACCCGGCGGGAAGACCGGGGTGCACCACCACGGCCGGTCCGAGACCGCGATCTACGTGATCAGCGGTGTCACGCGCTGGTGGGTGGGCGAGGAGCTCGACGACGTCCGCGAGGCCCGAGCCGGCGACTTCGTGTTCATCCCGCCGGGCATCGTGCACTGGGAGCAGAACGCCAGCGACACCGAACCGGTGGAGATGATCGTGGCCCGCAGCACCCAGGAGGCCATCGTCGTCGCCGTCGAGGGACACCCGCACCGTCCCGAGCACGCCAGCTGA